Proteins encoded together in one Bacteroidota bacterium window:
- a CDS encoding SMI1/KNR4 family protein: MEELFQLIEAHIADAHFTGPTSDASIDQAEKLLGVVFSPGYKEFLKRFGAGHLYAVEVFGIVNDTPDSEPLTPNAIGITLKLRSKYGLPPTYIAVGDTGYGEYYVLEASTDTRDIELPVRLWSPAGIGEVDAPSFASYLYERLANMIEYQ, encoded by the coding sequence ATGGAAGAACTTTTTCAACTGATCGAAGCACACATTGCTGATGCGCATTTCACCGGCCCAACTTCCGACGCCAGTATCGACCAGGCCGAAAAGCTGCTGGGGGTTGTATTCTCCCCCGGGTACAAAGAATTTTTGAAACGTTTTGGAGCGGGTCATTTGTATGCTGTCGAGGTGTTCGGCATCGTGAATGATACGCCTGATTCCGAACCACTTACTCCGAATGCCATTGGCATCACATTAAAGCTTCGTTCCAAATACGGGCTTCCTCCGACCTACATTGCAGTCGGCGATACAGGTTATGGAGAATACTACGTGTTGGAGGCGAGCACGGACACACGCGATATCGAATTGCCCGTTAGGCTATGGAGCCCAGCTGGAATAGGTGAGGTTGATGCCCCGAGTTTTGCAAGTTACCTCTATGAGCGCTTGGCAAACATGATCGAATATCAATGA
- a CDS encoding RHS repeat-associated core domain-containing protein encodes MKFRGTNLLAMFPLLILLLTMPFSASAQVMGGSGSGQSVPAPATKADLDAGPVGDNVNLFTGNLSLSYSFGNVATLSGLTFPLELQYTGNVLQGLDPVQNSGIPYGEGWALTNAAITVDGYAWDFTEADPLPTDPVLGTSYSLEDVEKRGQVYFANPRLQLPGGGGGRLVYKYPDKTNPTIAVYHLDAFDTYIEVRFDGETWVARTDDGTEWVFGLAQYTERNPTNVTAHLDAAGVGPMLPHVEISRWHLTEIRNANHPNGQRIVLDYLQFGAIDMHPELNQLAVANYIATAQQNGVMHIWTQHMLDSLLALNYTPMHGPGDTIHAGDTTFIAGADPLGRTTAYRDILLSRVTALDAQGLQQSSAELIYRTWRPEVELATNPTALGRGRFLLLSDPQVVRRDSLYAQKTVWFRGTDRIESQTLHEINRPALTNPQLFEGAWQRIMHPRAYQNPLSAYPFTLDSRNPYKFRAVGVPGVINGWYMSRMGALSSPNATSGAIKFTHSVLESPRIDLAALPSGETYELRTLVQVPSPLLFMNVDMNLDFRIVSGLNQTNAAQSQSGAFCPHVQIPGTPMRWQLTSDNLQGSLGYWETGYEIKSTTRDIVKWNPAQAGQGSVMATATPFFLPNLPNEFAGFQIQVGPGSSNLKHNQTSPNNLGYPGFYTGRDVFNTPRDSFELGFGTWFGTGAPIEPFWRGDKFGITTNNLQWSKGINDRRRNFWQLNNAVSYNPTQLTDNGAAQPTAVTWEELEYPIPPNNGQNFSFNPPTIASAHEQAQDAELLNVELVRISRNPWMLDSVIIRTSDPFANGDGRGICIAAWKLNYTLAQAPIPNNLNPIAEPSVVAFANPYRMIAGDTLFRNLFQLTAVLRLDVDTLGAISAGNGLGSKTAFGYLNDNPATPTVFEGQLLSIVRDGLGGKTTYTYNLAQTVRDNLGQNPVGLRQDKSWEVIGSGRVSEIRTPIASKAVEGATGPVVTDYIFLQPVKLYRGYSIDPHFGNGWNTFPPSGRVWGYTKAVILKPALTTNGPRARSEYRYRVDSSGHANKLLLGRLHEVREFDATGALIGRKAITYAATPAYRNGSHVVPPSLDLDYGHQVMTPSNAMRSYEHSFLWNDPARGQLMESWFTRMVGERSVDIDPVTGDSIVLISSLTHFDWSLQQGDPDGDYAEMHRPAIGTDPWLETIPWAATPSPAFNYPPEPSWQVASSYSSSSAVPGAWTLTNNYYLWDIEPFLMGQGQLQERFIGSMRPFWLARRHGVRDAVVEQKVTVFDGDPRGKPVALSTWYEWDVFRDVPGDFIFNVDSTNYGIRCIPGGGGPMDPTRHAVANCVKTDTSEIVGVEKMVTEVADHPLHIQLNDSTWHRLSVWRYGAVDFDVYGTMPEYGSDTVASVPFCPAGFVTGPDGKIKWFGTLDLGNGSMAPVTDILPADRNYGEQFAIDSLTEESKEKPAVLVFTPHIHFSDSVGASATQMRCDTVHSFTCDSAMNATIASDLAVRRQGGEVDNSAQRQNFIDWLDWQFSLRAVHQQVDTVANVYSNIDSLHNPEWASPHNVWFPVNTNAVWQSTPYRFVFKPSYPTVCTYRVHERNMLGQVVDESDARHLHKVFEYAKGEYRYWFDSCGTAHSAILRPFYALPLSVTVTDFEAIELVTRFSYQPNQILSKVISPNGEQAAMVYDGRHRLTESSLNGTWRSQYEYGGWNGATNATWNQRIGMNFLQSKERIGNGGEVLGKAFSDPMGRSVQGFVAIKDMGPGWHKRFGGKTQLDNWSRVTGQGKSYHKHFQPQLNYDPVVPGSPAATARYEASAKSRVLRSAKPGNALNGNRAMVSTYKIIRYAQFVQETGITQAEGFAIWPGLRPNGGMQVSPSVIRIYRTATVDEDGREGISYTDAFGREIASLRYDQTGNNAAQARVLTLYARDAQGRVNRVIHPDKLETQSKFNLLGWPYLVTTPDGGTTRMMYNQAGDMRFAQDANLKAKRAFACAHVDRMGRVFRETEAQLDIVAIGNQTYYPLVYTDTLGIPFRSIHTICDELEHVNTVTDPNAGLQPWAWHYLERSFPKLNYPERNAKLVGETRYDFPLDSNVVSPLVATVDPAVLHPQVNAAVQGFGNRTAGRVTAQKVYGEANELLEITLLDYDNEGRLTTMLKQFDPVGITATRFGRADAVLYPAYNLNGTVKQQDTDIGCDGRADFSQLFDYDAWGRLETVRVRHGRGTDKVAKYLYNDGLGLLRGVIHYANADSTGNCPLTSLPADTILYSYDQQDRLTGFGSRFLDYGLAYDATNINYLGGANPTGAAVVNTSQNWAGGINGWKAKYKVTASGVTGFDGATVYGFQYDGLHRLVAADAAVMEQPFTGQNGWNNAGGFGTPLIATRAAWYGDEKYAYDKVGNLTGLRRYKYFAPGAPTPGLVGDNWKYQYTQGTNRLAKLQTAGMQDIRFTYDGNGNLLTDSKKGITVTQMGRNDLPTEMTFSGGGTVKYRHGAGGRVYKIVLGPNGTSVEYYLRDAGGAPLGVFSQLDSTWTFQIYGLDLIGEMALKAQGDSVARYANNEPSSVVPETGHAPPTQTTLTLPKHNGKNLIRNVILGVAVGIQQSLAIQNHSEERPKFLDQISTFLVPILATVADAVVDGLSPTPEPALLPPAEPETSQPDTTAYPTIKFFVKDHLGNVRVAYKTNINDTTCLVDRKVVAVMDYSPYGGLLRAWFDGDPEKWQSTGHERDLESGWDFRGARLYDASYGRFLSRDPLGGMYPGWSPYNYVLGNPVSLTDPSGMSAEGGGKDGNQYLIAEEGLPNVDMDEVQMHFKAKPKHWTQIVVENYQKPDYFSIDDTQRGRGSGMCTINVEEWMIQGAADGLGATEMPVVSQIADIGSAAISFKNGDNLGGALSLAASVSAIGAIFTVGKYIKNGLKIGSKAENAATTIAKSDDEIVSIYRNFGMDEYESIVASGGKFVISPKYFQGKQFWFGESGINWWKTKRNFVELVTVKVDIPKSYITPGHKNYLFLEADGMIDLYPGGTVLPHNMDKFNSVMKIDWLEY; translated from the coding sequence ATGAAGTTTCGAGGCACGAATTTGTTGGCAATGTTCCCCCTGCTGATCCTCTTGCTGACGATGCCATTCTCGGCATCCGCACAAGTGATGGGTGGCTCGGGTTCAGGGCAATCCGTCCCCGCACCTGCTACCAAAGCTGATCTCGATGCAGGCCCGGTCGGGGACAATGTCAACCTGTTTACGGGCAATTTATCCCTTTCCTATTCCTTTGGCAATGTCGCAACCTTGTCGGGTTTGACCTTTCCCCTCGAACTCCAATACACGGGCAATGTGCTCCAAGGCCTTGATCCTGTGCAGAATTCAGGGATTCCCTACGGCGAAGGCTGGGCATTGACCAATGCGGCCATCACCGTCGATGGCTATGCATGGGACTTCACCGAGGCAGACCCCTTGCCAACTGACCCCGTACTAGGTACATCCTACAGTTTAGAGGATGTCGAGAAGCGCGGTCAAGTCTATTTCGCAAACCCACGGCTGCAATTGCCCGGCGGCGGCGGCGGTCGCCTTGTCTACAAATATCCCGACAAAACGAATCCCACTATTGCGGTTTACCATTTGGATGCCTTTGACACATATATAGAGGTACGTTTTGATGGTGAAACCTGGGTGGCACGCACAGATGATGGCACCGAATGGGTCTTTGGCCTCGCGCAATACACCGAACGAAATCCGACGAATGTCACCGCTCACCTTGATGCTGCAGGCGTCGGCCCCATGCTCCCGCATGTTGAAATTTCGCGCTGGCATCTGACAGAAATCAGGAACGCCAACCATCCCAACGGCCAACGCATCGTCTTGGATTACCTGCAATTCGGAGCGATCGACATGCATCCGGAACTCAATCAGCTTGCCGTCGCCAATTACATCGCAACCGCTCAACAAAACGGCGTGATGCACATCTGGACGCAACACATGTTGGACAGTCTGCTCGCCCTCAACTATACGCCCATGCATGGCCCGGGTGATACCATCCACGCGGGCGATACCACCTTCATTGCAGGCGCAGATCCGCTCGGGCGCACCACCGCCTACAGGGACATTTTGTTGTCCCGCGTCACTGCCCTCGATGCCCAAGGCCTGCAGCAATCCAGCGCCGAATTGATCTACCGCACATGGCGACCAGAGGTCGAATTGGCCACCAACCCCACCGCCTTGGGACGCGGACGGTTTCTGTTACTCTCCGATCCACAGGTGGTCCGACGCGATTCCCTCTATGCACAAAAGACCGTGTGGTTCAGGGGCACAGATCGAATCGAAAGCCAGACCTTGCATGAAATCAACCGCCCCGCTCTCACCAATCCGCAATTGTTTGAAGGGGCTTGGCAACGGATTATGCATCCGCGCGCCTACCAAAATCCGCTGTCGGCCTACCCCTTCACGCTCGACAGCCGCAATCCCTACAAATTCCGCGCAGTTGGCGTTCCCGGTGTAATCAATGGTTGGTACATGTCCCGCATGGGCGCCTTGTCCTCCCCCAATGCTACCAGCGGGGCAATAAAATTTACCCATTCCGTTCTAGAGTCCCCACGCATTGACCTTGCCGCGCTGCCCTCAGGGGAAACCTACGAACTGAGAACATTGGTCCAAGTCCCCAGTCCACTCCTGTTCATGAACGTGGACATGAATCTCGACTTCCGAATTGTCAGCGGATTGAACCAAACCAACGCCGCCCAAAGCCAAAGTGGCGCCTTTTGCCCGCATGTGCAGATTCCCGGAACCCCGATGCGCTGGCAATTGACCTCAGACAATCTTCAAGGTAGCCTTGGTTATTGGGAAACGGGTTACGAGATCAAAAGCACCACCCGCGACATCGTCAAATGGAATCCGGCCCAAGCAGGGCAAGGGAGCGTGATGGCGACGGCAACGCCGTTTTTCCTTCCCAACCTGCCCAACGAATTCGCCGGATTCCAAATTCAAGTAGGACCAGGCAGTTCCAACCTCAAGCACAACCAAACCAGTCCCAACAATTTGGGATACCCCGGCTTTTACACAGGCCGAGATGTTTTCAATACCCCTCGAGACAGCTTTGAATTGGGCTTCGGAACATGGTTTGGAACGGGAGCACCCATCGAACCCTTCTGGCGCGGAGACAAATTTGGCATTACGACCAACAACCTCCAATGGAGCAAAGGCATCAATGACAGACGCCGCAATTTCTGGCAATTGAACAATGCGGTATCTTACAATCCAACCCAATTGACAGACAACGGCGCTGCACAACCTACTGCCGTGACCTGGGAAGAGCTTGAATACCCGATTCCCCCCAACAATGGACAAAATTTCTCCTTCAACCCGCCGACCATTGCATCAGCCCATGAGCAGGCACAAGACGCCGAACTCCTCAACGTCGAATTGGTCAGGATCAGCCGCAATCCCTGGATGCTGGATTCGGTCATTATCCGCACAAGCGACCCGTTTGCCAACGGTGACGGCCGCGGCATCTGCATAGCAGCCTGGAAACTCAACTATACCCTTGCCCAGGCACCAATTCCCAACAACCTCAATCCGATCGCTGAACCCTCCGTGGTGGCATTCGCCAATCCTTACCGAATGATCGCCGGCGATACCCTGTTTCGCAACCTGTTTCAATTGACTGCCGTTTTGCGGTTGGATGTGGACACCCTCGGAGCCATCTCCGCTGGCAACGGCCTTGGATCCAAAACCGCATTCGGCTACCTCAACGACAACCCTGCAACCCCAACCGTTTTTGAAGGTCAATTGCTGTCTATCGTCCGCGATGGACTCGGAGGCAAAACGACCTACACCTACAACCTTGCCCAAACGGTGCGCGACAATCTCGGCCAAAATCCCGTCGGGCTCCGGCAAGACAAAAGTTGGGAAGTGATCGGCAGCGGACGCGTTTCCGAAATCAGAACCCCCATTGCTTCCAAAGCTGTCGAGGGAGCAACAGGTCCCGTCGTGACCGATTATATTTTCCTGCAGCCTGTAAAACTTTACCGTGGGTATTCCATCGACCCGCATTTCGGCAATGGTTGGAATACATTCCCGCCCTCAGGCCGTGTTTGGGGCTATACCAAGGCCGTCATCCTGAAGCCTGCCCTGACCACCAACGGTCCTCGCGCACGCTCCGAATACCGCTACCGCGTGGACAGTAGTGGCCATGCCAACAAGTTATTGCTCGGTCGTCTCCACGAAGTACGCGAATTTGATGCCACCGGGGCGCTCATCGGCCGCAAGGCGATCACCTACGCCGCCACACCTGCCTACCGCAACGGCAGCCATGTGGTTCCGCCCAGCCTCGATCTCGATTATGGGCATCAAGTGATGACCCCCAGCAACGCCATGCGCAGCTACGAACATAGTTTCCTGTGGAACGATCCCGCCCGCGGCCAATTGATGGAAAGCTGGTTCACACGGATGGTCGGCGAACGCTCCGTGGACATTGATCCTGTCACAGGCGACAGCATTGTGCTGATATCATCCTTAACGCATTTTGACTGGTCCTTGCAACAAGGCGATCCCGACGGGGACTATGCGGAGATGCATCGACCAGCGATTGGAACAGACCCATGGTTGGAGACGATTCCCTGGGCTGCCACACCCTCACCAGCCTTCAATTATCCGCCCGAACCCAGTTGGCAAGTAGCATCCTCGTACAGCAGCAGCAGTGCCGTGCCGGGTGCATGGACCCTCACCAACAACTATTACCTCTGGGACATCGAGCCATTTCTTATGGGCCAAGGCCAGTTGCAAGAGCGATTCATCGGCTCAATGCGACCATTTTGGCTTGCCCGCCGTCACGGGGTTCGTGATGCGGTCGTCGAACAAAAAGTAACCGTCTTTGATGGTGATCCACGCGGAAAACCTGTCGCTTTGAGCACCTGGTATGAATGGGATGTCTTCCGCGATGTTCCCGGCGACTTTATCTTCAATGTGGACAGCACCAACTACGGCATCCGTTGCATCCCAGGGGGCGGTGGCCCCATGGACCCTACCCGCCATGCAGTGGCAAACTGCGTGAAAACCGATACCTCGGAAATCGTGGGCGTCGAGAAAATGGTCACCGAAGTGGCCGACCATCCCTTGCACATCCAACTCAACGACAGCACTTGGCACCGGCTTTCGGTTTGGAGATATGGGGCAGTGGACTTTGATGTTTACGGCACCATGCCGGAATATGGATCCGACACGGTGGCCTCCGTTCCTTTTTGCCCAGCCGGTTTTGTTACAGGTCCCGATGGGAAAATAAAATGGTTTGGAACCCTCGACTTGGGCAACGGCTCCATGGCTCCCGTCACAGACATTTTGCCCGCCGACCGGAACTACGGCGAACAGTTTGCAATCGACAGCCTCACCGAAGAAAGCAAGGAAAAACCAGCCGTGCTGGTATTCACGCCCCACATCCACTTTTCAGACAGTGTCGGTGCAAGTGCTACGCAAATGCGTTGTGACACCGTCCATAGTTTCACCTGTGACAGCGCCATGAATGCCACAATCGCCTCGGATTTGGCGGTCAGGCGCCAAGGGGGCGAGGTAGACAATTCCGCGCAAAGGCAAAACTTCATTGATTGGCTTGATTGGCAGTTTTCCCTCCGCGCAGTCCATCAACAAGTCGATACCGTCGCCAATGTCTACAGCAACATAGACAGTCTCCACAACCCCGAATGGGCAAGTCCCCACAATGTTTGGTTCCCGGTCAATACCAATGCTGTTTGGCAATCCACGCCTTACAGGTTCGTGTTCAAGCCCAGCTATCCTACTGTCTGCACCTACCGTGTCCATGAGCGCAACATGCTCGGCCAAGTGGTCGACGAATCCGATGCACGACACCTGCACAAGGTCTTCGAATACGCAAAAGGAGAATACCGCTATTGGTTCGACAGTTGTGGCACCGCCCACTCCGCCATCCTTCGACCCTTTTATGCCCTGCCATTGAGCGTCACGGTCACCGACTTCGAGGCCATCGAACTCGTGACCCGCTTCAGCTATCAACCCAATCAAATCCTCTCCAAGGTGATCTCGCCCAATGGAGAGCAAGCGGCCATGGTCTATGACGGACGCCACCGCTTGACCGAATCAAGCCTCAACGGCACATGGCGCAGCCAATACGAATACGGCGGTTGGAACGGCGCTACAAACGCGACATGGAACCAACGCATTGGAATGAACTTTCTGCAATCCAAGGAACGAATCGGCAATGGCGGCGAAGTCCTCGGAAAGGCATTTTCTGACCCGATGGGCCGTTCCGTCCAAGGATTTGTCGCGATCAAAGACATGGGTCCCGGTTGGCACAAACGATTCGGCGGCAAAACCCAACTCGACAATTGGAGCCGCGTCACAGGCCAAGGAAAATCCTACCACAAACATTTCCAGCCACAATTGAACTATGATCCGGTCGTCCCGGGTTCCCCGGCCGCAACTGCCCGCTACGAAGCCAGCGCAAAATCCAGGGTCTTGCGTTCGGCCAAACCCGGCAATGCGCTCAACGGCAACCGCGCAATGGTCTCCACCTACAAGATCATCCGCTATGCGCAATTCGTGCAGGAAACAGGCATCACCCAAGCGGAGGGTTTTGCGATTTGGCCCGGCCTCAGACCCAACGGCGGGATGCAAGTTTCGCCTTCTGTCATCCGAATCTACCGCACCGCCACGGTGGACGAAGACGGCAGGGAAGGTATCAGCTACACAGACGCCTTTGGCCGCGAAATCGCCTCCCTGCGCTACGACCAAACCGGCAACAACGCTGCGCAAGCACGCGTGCTGACGCTGTATGCCCGTGATGCACAGGGGCGCGTGAACCGTGTGATCCATCCCGACAAACTCGAAACCCAGAGCAAATTCAACCTCCTGGGTTGGCCTTACCTCGTGACCACGCCCGACGGAGGCACCACCCGCATGATGTACAACCAGGCAGGTGACATGCGTTTTGCCCAAGACGCCAACCTGAAAGCCAAACGCGCCTTCGCATGCGCCCACGTCGATCGAATGGGCCGCGTCTTCCGCGAAACCGAAGCCCAGCTCGACATCGTCGCCATAGGCAACCAAACCTATTATCCCCTTGTGTACACCGACACACTTGGCATCCCCTTCCGTTCCATTCATACGATTTGCGACGAATTGGAACATGTCAACACAGTCACCGACCCCAACGCAGGCCTCCAACCCTGGGCTTGGCATTACCTCGAACGCAGTTTCCCCAAATTGAACTACCCCGAACGCAATGCCAAACTCGTCGGCGAAACGCGGTATGACTTCCCGCTCGACAGCAATGTAGTGTCCCCGCTTGTGGCCACGGTCGATCCCGCAGTCTTGCATCCGCAGGTCAATGCGGCAGTCCAAGGATTCGGCAACCGCACCGCCGGCAGAGTCACGGCACAAAAGGTGTATGGCGAGGCCAATGAACTCCTCGAAATCACCCTGCTCGACTACGACAACGAAGGCCGCTTGACCACCATGCTCAAGCAATTCGACCCGGTCGGCATCACCGCCACCCGTTTCGGCAGGGCAGATGCGGTCCTTTATCCCGCCTACAACCTCAATGGCACCGTCAAGCAACAAGACACCGACATCGGCTGCGATGGCCGCGCAGATTTTTCACAATTGTTTGATTATGACGCTTGGGGCCGACTCGAAACCGTCCGCGTCCGACATGGTCGCGGAACCGACAAGGTAGCCAAATACCTCTACAACGACGGATTGGGCCTCTTGCGCGGCGTGATTCATTATGCCAATGCAGACTCGACCGGCAATTGTCCATTGACTTCGTTGCCTGCCGATACCATTCTTTACAGCTACGACCAACAAGACCGCCTGACAGGATTTGGCTCGCGGTTTTTGGACTATGGCTTGGCCTACGATGCCACCAACATCAACTACCTCGGCGGGGCGAACCCTACCGGTGCGGCCGTGGTCAATACCAGTCAAAATTGGGCAGGCGGCATCAACGGCTGGAAAGCGAAATACAAAGTCACCGCCAGCGGCGTCACCGGATTTGACGGCGCCACCGTTTACGGCTTCCAATACGACGGCCTTCACCGCCTTGTCGCGGCAGATGCCGCCGTGATGGAACAACCCTTCACCGGACAAAATGGCTGGAACAATGCCGGCGGATTCGGCACACCTTTGATCGCCACCCGCGCAGCATGGTACGGCGACGAAAAATACGCCTACGACAAAGTGGGCAACCTCACGGGCCTGCGCCGCTACAAATACTTCGCCCCCGGCGCACCCACCCCGGGCCTCGTCGGTGACAATTGGAAATACCAATACACCCAGGGCACCAACCGCCTTGCAAAACTCCAAACCGCAGGGATGCAAGACATCCGATTCACCTACGACGGGAATGGAAACCTGCTCACCGACAGCAAAAAGGGCATCACCGTGACCCAGATGGGCCGCAACGACCTCCCGACGGAAATGACATTCAGCGGCGGCGGCACCGTCAAATACCGCCACGGCGCAGGCGGACGTGTGTACAAAATCGTCCTCGGACCCAACGGAACCTCCGTCGAATATTACCTCCGCGACGCCGGCGGCGCGCCTCTTGGCGTCTTCTCCCAACTCGATTCCACGTGGACCTTCCAAATCTACGGCCTAGACCTGATCGGCGAAATGGCCCTCAAAGCCCAAGGCGACAGCGTCGCGCGCTACGCCAATAACGAGCCAAGTTCGGTGGTTCCAGAGACGGGGCACGCCCCGCCTACACAAACCACACTGACCCTGCCGAAACACAACGGCAAAAACCTGATCCGTAACGTGATCCTAGGCGTCGCCGTCGGCATCCAACAATCCCTAGCGATCCAAAACCATTCAGAAGAACGCCCCAAATTCCTGGACCAGATCAGCACCTTCCTCGTCCCGATCCTTGCAACGGTCGCAGATGCCGTGGTCGATGGCTTGTCTCCAACACCCGAACCAGCATTACTTCCACCCGCCGAACCAGAAACCTCGCAACCGGACACCACCGCCTACCCGACGATCAAATTCTTCGTCAAAGACCACCTCGGCAACGTCCGCGTAGCCTACAAAACCAACATCAACGACACCACCTGCTTGGTAGATCGCAAGGTCGTCGCCGTGATGGACTACAGCCCCTACGGCGGCTTGCTCCGAGCTTGGTTCGACGGCGACCCTGAAAAATGGCAATCAACAGGCCACGAACGCGACCTGGAATCCGGTTGGGACTTCCGAGGGGCACGGTTGTATGACGCGAGTTATGGGCGGTTTTTGAGTCGTGACCCGCTGGGCGGGATGTACCCTGGCTGGAGTCCATACAACTATGTGCTCGGGAATCCTGTGAGTCTGACGGATCCGAGTGGGATGTCGGCGGAGGGGGGAGGCAAGGATGGGAATCAGTATCTGATTGCTGAAGAAGGACTACCCAACGTGGATATGGATGAAGTTCAAATGCACTTCAAAGCGAAACCCAAACATTGGACGCAAATAGTGGTCGAGAATTATCAAAAGCCAGACTATTTCTCCATTGATGACACTCAGCGCGGCAGGGGTTCCGGCATGTGCACGATCAACGTGGAAGAGTGGATGATCCAAGGTGCCGCAGATGGGTTGGGTGCAACAGAAATGCCGGTTGTAAGCCAGATTGCCGATATTGGGAGTGCTGCGATCTCCTTCAAGAACGGGGACAATTTAGGGGGTGCGTTGAGTTTGGCAGCAAGTGTTTCAGCTATCGGAGCCATTTTTACAGTCGGGAAGTACATTAAGAATGGGCTGAAGATTGGAAGCAAAGCTGAAAATGCAGCAACCACCATTGCCAAAAGCGATGATGAAATTGTCTCAATTTATCGCAACTTTGGAATGGACGAGTATGAATCAATAGTTGCCTCTGGGGGAAAGTTTGTGATCAGTCCAAAGTACTTCCAAGGAAAACAGTTTTGGTTTGGCGAAAGTGGTATTAATTGGTGGAAAACAAAGCGAAATTTCGTGGAATTAGTCACCGTTAAGGTGGATATACCGAAATCATACATCACTCCAGGTCACAAAAATTACCTTTTTCTCGAAGCAGACGGAATGATTGATTTGTATCCTGGAGGAACAGTTTTACCTCACAATATGGACAAATTCAATTCTGTCATGAAAATTGACTGGTTAGAATACTAA
- a CDS encoding SMI1/KNR4 family protein: protein MGILKDPRTDDDGEYNAVAYTLSLRKNHRLPDNFVIVGLTGYGPYYALVCSKSDPTFEGEVVLWDIGNQFETVAPSFATYLFDRLQNKLA, encoded by the coding sequence TTGGGTATTCTGAAGGATCCCCGTACAGATGATGACGGCGAATACAATGCCGTAGCCTACACGCTTTCCTTACGAAAGAACCATCGCCTACCAGACAATTTTGTAATTGTAGGGCTTACGGGATACGGACCCTACTACGCCTTGGTGTGTTCCAAAAGTGACCCCACCTTCGAAGGCGAGGTAGTCCTCTGGGACATCGGGAACCAATTTGAAACGGTGGCCCCCAGTTTTGCCACGTACCTATTTGATCGGCTTCAAAACAAGCTGGCATAG